One genomic region from Antedon mediterranea chromosome 3, ecAntMedi1.1, whole genome shotgun sequence encodes:
- the LOC140045153 gene encoding fibrocystin-L-like, whose amino-acid sequence MIEWNGKSSAVSATYSAKQMKELLEGYFSTGLVAVEKTSTCLSSIWNIEWTEIGGNHEPIEINGTGLVGDDVDIKASTDVDGALVLSPIPGDYLRTPHSSPQVEVYINEVISSCATDNCTFDYNEDYTAEITNIDKHAGSEAEQTTITITGTGFSIESSENIVTIGGDIACEVQSCDETQIVCDVQNGKTGIYEVEVNVVPFGYAESSTDVSFNYTVNITSIEPESGSESGGTEVNIYGHGFSNIPEENTVFIGSTRCVVTQSSFNFIICTLEVQNESRRRRSTNTVDVYVEIDNHSHSKDNAFTQDPALTPTISSISPTSSSVLGGGTIVILGSSYGTKEPMVTINKLECSVTSFNDTEIQCTIPGNEPGIYDVTVSVPGKGYAKTGQQFSYDLVIEGIFPDHGSLQGGTTVFITGSGFGTNTSLVDVSFGFVTCDITDLNDDLIQCTSGSSGVVHTVTNQGKHEEYGVGYKWDPQVLKIIAGDTVMWQWSTPALVDSVGYTVQQTADADSVVYDGEGFYAGSRSKSGTYTYTFNNEGEYYYSSGPVNSDVPEKDKFYLTGVIYVAPFRSVAYPLSVKLNEISANHDFSAQSNTPTDSSSCPGNDDTISGCSSAMPFISDTSLFSFAFWDCSTANIDVITPLIGSAEQTITIEGSGFSDVACENVVTIGYDHTCTVIFSNANLIECTIETNNSLLVGYYHKVSVNVKNRGYAMNFIDTLAERSYILVPSITSVDPSEGSLNGGTVLTIEGNGFSASSVDELIVSLGPESCLIQSFNYTHIICATTSHDVSGHIFNVAIELNHRSSINIGGQPINFIYQQHLTMQVQNVFPDTISGVLTTIYVNGSDFGDVISDITVTFGNVDCAVVSVNSEEIECEVGYVPVGDLPITVHRKRYGNANLVNFETVWGDAVINTISPQQGSTEGGTLITIEGSGFHTDDTSVVIDGDVCDITFVNISMVTCITNSHSAATTDFLVTSNGENFHTQSFEFTSSATPKITSVSPSSGNSGDSITIRGVNFGSSTADVEVTVDGEDCTVVGSVTATEIICEVPSHGAGMYMVEAAIFNLGKASSVVTFEYILSITSSFPIDGSFAGTKTLNLTGSGFDEDRTKVTVCGNPCDVTSGTYTFVQCLIPANDGIASSTVSCDIVVLVDSGLNTTLSDAFTYKSSLTAFIDSVEPTRGGTGGGTDLTITGTGFRSSGNVVTLDGSECIISSESTTMIECTTEAHQGSIKTHARVVTDDNDNIATQDNGDYYYIDVWSSVWTWGGLEPPIAGDFVIVPAGQTLLLDVNTPILSMLLIEGGEFIFDEKDIELHAENILITDGGLLQVGTEQEPFQHKATIMMHGHQRSQELPLFGAKTLAVRNGTLDLHGIPVPVTWTYLTQTAVAGSTTLVLEQSVTWNVGDQIAIASTGHRHSQRENEIVRIVDISSDGLTLEVEPALEYEHISIEQTLNGVFLSTKAEVGLLTHNVVVRGSVQDEWTETIEACEEEFNTNQFATQTCFQGRYGEEIGSDQFGSQIMLFGKYQNQQLVTGRIEYVEVTHAGQAFRLGRYPIHFHLNGDVSGSYVRGCGIHHTFNRAVTIHAVDNLLVEHNVAYDIMGHAYFMEDGIEMGNTVQYNLGVFVKSSSSLLNVDVTPAAFWVTNPNNTVRHNAAAGGSHFGFWYNMPAHPGGPSYTTSMCPRKMVMGEFINNTAHSQGWYGIWIFPEYHPMEGGQCNSKTPTQAKFYSLTAWKVERGAEAIAVGGVQFHDFLISDADKAGIEYQTIDSDIPFDNDGALVKNSTIIGHSAISNAYACTSAGIHGPKSSGLTIDGVQFINFNEGRCAALRACAHCKTDQGGFHTRVKNLEFTDSPNKVAFQWQHEHWFEDLDGTLTGSANHIVLPNNPNLPPAHCTKNDAFSINVDGVFCDDTVKLHRMAFNGVSPSSLGNKDTLFTNQHGTSRIPYHPGGWMITLIERDTYNFIFEDVDHVTNITYRANFYNFNDGDYVVINHNFTQSPDVFATIGYVTKSTKQMVTYENNSYGEYYFNNDDNNLYYLVSGKDRHSTEGDTLPINLQVYRCYYLDCIPPVPEPVLEPVPAEGSPDNVSVLLWSTAEAWEGVEDGWGGNDNGSFVLPIDGDDVMILPEKWVVADVPLPNINLLYIFGTLEIEDTRDNCINATYIFIHGGTLVIGWEKSPFQHQLHIFLNGNHFTEDFPLPNGPNMGAKVLGVFGGLEMHGVSPNITWTHLSSSLIAGDDIIYLRENVTWKVGDEIVVASTSYEAWETETFMIIEIINNHTVRINDTAKYKHIAETVTLEDGSLTYTEAAEVGLLTRNIQIIGADYSNLFEESFGARVLIGKFNQDGIEYKGYAKISNVEFKHSGQEGWTDFYDPRYSVAFLDIGEVTGENPSFLRECTFHNGFSPAIGVFGTSGLTIQDNVIHHTVGAGIIAWGRDHQILHNLVTLTVFPGTYQDRYNAEDISWPAGIEIESSRDVILQDNTVAGSERVLYHISGEICDVESQWSNNEGHTSLHGVHLLTGDGQRDCTQIANFFIWKNWDYGVFFQISSSVVMTDLVLADNNIGVMPFVIWPSSLSHKAVDKFVRMESSFIIGTSPFFDCYELQNQPENAGQSAKQRAPRGPDNGNAGFVWANFMSGDNGAPFFPFHGIHNYPAIAGSTRLQDVTFAYFDSACNKDHYAIMTNPSNDDGIHPMSAVGTKMVTVRDENRVYIHRPNLGKVNPSDCVDMDCDAFKKAMIRDEDGGILGGSRPGYVIPDSSYEWDGDPRRGLGDYRIPNMMVTDIDGSKIPYDEKCPHKGIIGTESCIWHDSWQAFECYDYDYAMLIIESLDPDTEVRRLSPIAIGSNGYVDLINGPQDHGWCHGYTCQERISTFMSIVAIGETYEMYMSSTNPQTLRLHFLNTTPDQKIVVGIWYANPQRLDVYHQGRYVMPNNGQLDGDTFIWVPEDPNGTDDQFMPTPDSNIYGENYFDRDWQTLWILIRGSDPIDIITTPVIMVDVGVAPVDVDDFYEEDLVNNLASLLGVDESQIRVVDVVREGGRRKRSTEFQVLIEIGESPRASSNSSENSGNSTLEYDELVNLQVEIVNTAQTGTLSESLEVEVISLAMTDPSSPAEDPTGGVRATNETGGPSTGNETYSEKQAEEEAASEPGVAIIYQFPSTMSIHVQPADATENHPFGVQPCICILDTSGNIVQNLGHSSHPWKMQAVLQRPGVSDAELVSNNTVDIIYGWANFTDLAINLPGSGYFLEFSIVYPNTSTLEGTNSMEFSVSESVFYISIADQPTSPLKVLETFDVQFNLIEDFTTDIAEHLDSKNYNWTANISLYMPENYRGTLQGQLTTQVDLTSAQGVFYNLSISATGFQYVLQIEVVTIPSNDYYLSAQLDQFDISNVDKHTENPVKVGLKFYGDYATVAAGKEDYLAINFINNFAVSYPKVTISSVEISEGSIIFDFIMTGDTSNTLEAIFRDLGVGLISLTFDGHILEADPSYIMLNGKPFEPKVDDPSGLPIWAIVLIVIISLLMVFIMGAALVRVCYSPKHKVSKIEKMALTEMVSPVKMSGYANESEEETSLSSSSGSNQLLISMDELQVPRASSSRSKSPGFNTPSRTPEIMVTALPPGFADGSHEQVMEDRANMYVMFSTPERSFKKIGLLSVNLVGTLSTLRADLKESLGSKLQQLPFAFLSESLVDIDGASERRRTVHETYASDSVLIRYIEGKDLSKLCICGLIGQFECSLCHSQTYCSPTCQSYDWAKHCKICSGM is encoded by the exons ATGATTGAATGGAATGGTAAAAGCTCAG CTGTATCTGCCACGTATTCAGCCAAACAAATGAAAGAATTGCTTGAAGGATATTTTTCTACTGGACTAGTGGCTGTAGAGAAAACGTCAACATGCTTATCTTCTATCTGGAACATTGAATGGACTGAAATTGGTGGTAATCATGAACCTATAGAG ATTAATGGAACAGGTTTAGTAGGTGATGACGTAGACATTAAGGCTTCCACAGACGTTGATGGCGCACTAGTCCTTTCCCCTATTCCAGGTGACTACCTACGAACCCCACATTCATCGCCTCAA gtTGAAGTTTATATAAATGAGGTGATCTCCAGTTGTGCCACGGATAATTGTACATTTGATTATAATGAAGATTACACTGCCGAAATAACCAACATTGACAAACATGCAG GTTCTGAAGCTGAACAGACGACCATCACCATCACAGGCACCGGTTTCAGCATAGAAAGTTCTGAGAATATTGTTACCATTGGTGGTGATATAGCATGTGAAGTACAATCTTGTGATGAAACTCAGATAGTCTGCGATGTCCAAAACGGAAAGACGGGAATTTATGAAGTTGAAGTCAATGTTGTACCTTTTGGATATGCTGAAAGCAGTA CTGATGTATCCTTTAACTACACTGTCAACATTACCAGTATTGAGCCAGAATCGGGTAGCGAATCAG GAGGAACTGAAGTAAATATTTATGGTCACGGTTTTAGTAATATTCCAGAAGAGAATACAGTTTTCATTGGCAGTACACGATGTGTCGTCACTCAATCAAGCTTTAATTTTATCATTTGTACATTGGAAGTCCAG AATGAGTCTAGACGACGAAGATCAACAAACACGGTAGATGTTTATGTTGAAATCGATAACCATTCGCACAGTAAGGACAATGCATTTACTCAAGATCCAGCTTTAACGCCAACAATATCAAGTATCTCACCAACTTCAAGTAGTGTTCTAG GAGGAGGCACCATTGTTATACTTGGGTCAAGTTACGGTACCAAAGAGCCTATGGTCACTATTAATAAACTTGAATGTTCTGTGACATCATTTAATGACACCGAAATTCAATGTACTATTCCTGGTAACGAACCTGGCATTTATGACGTGACAGTATCGGTGCCAGGAAAGGGTTATGCTAAAACTGG acaACAATTTTCGTATGATCTTGTAATTGAAGGCATCTTCCCTGATCATGGTTCTCTGCAAGGCGGTACAACGGTATTCATTACTGGTTCTGGTTTTGGTACTAATACCTCTTTGGTTGATGTAAGTTTTGGTTTTGTGACCTGTGACATCACAGATCTGAATGATGACCTGATTCAATGTACATCCGGGAGCTCGGGAGTTGTACATACTGTGACCAATCAAGGAAAACATGAAG AATATGGAGTTGGTTACAAGTGGGATCCACAGGTGTTGAAAATAATTGCAGGAGATACGGTGATGTGGCAATGGTCAACACCAGCTCTTGTTGACTCTGTAGGTTATACGGTTCAACAAACTGCAGATGCAGATTCTGTAGTATATGATGGTGAAGGGTTCTACGCAGGATCAAGGTCAAAAAGTG GTACTTATACTTACACATTCAACAACGAAggagaatattattattcaagtgGTCCTGTAAATTCGGATGTTCCAGAAAAAGACAAATTCTACTTAACTGGAGTTATCTATGTTGCTCCATTTAGATCTGTAGCTTACCCACTATCTGTAAAATTGAATGAAATTTCTGCCAATCATGATTTCAGTGCTCAAAGCAATACTCCAACTGATAGTAGTTCTTGCCCGGGAAATGATGACACTATATCTGGTTGTTCTTCAGCAATGCCATTCATAAGTGACACCTCATTGTTCTCTTTTGCATTCTGGGATTGTAGTACAGCTAATATTGACGTTATTACACCATTGATTGGCTCAGCAGAGCAGACTATAACTATCGAAGGATCTGGTTTCAGTGATGTGGCTTGTGAGAATGTAGTCACGATTGGGTATGATCACACATGTACTGTCATTTTCAGTAATGCAAATCTTATTGAATGCACTATCGAAACCAATAACTCACTACTGGTTGGTTATTATCACAAGGTATCAGTGAATGTAAAGAATCGAGGTTACGCTATGAATTTTATTGATACGCTAGCAGAAAGAAGTTATATCTTAGTGCCTAGCATAACCTCTGTTGATCCATCTGAAGGTTCTCTAAATGGTGGTACAGTGTTAACAATTGAGGGAAATGGGTTTTCTGCTTCATCGGTTGATGAATTGATTGTTTCACTTGGACCAGAGTCTTGTCTAATTCAATCATTTAACTACACTCATATAATTTGTGCCACCACTTCTCATGATGTATCTGGTCATATATTTAATGTTGCTATCGAATTAAACCACCGGTCATCTATCAACATCGGTGGTCAGCCTATCAATTTCATCTACCAGCAACATCTGACAATGCAGGTTCAAAACGTTTTTCCAGATACTATTAGTGGTGTCTTGACCACCATCTATGTAAATGGATCTGACTTTGGTGATGTCATCAGTGACATCACAGTAACGTTCGGAAATGTTGATTGTGCTGTGGTTTCTGTAAATAGTGAAGAGATTGAGTGTGAGGTTGGCTATGTTCCAGTAGGTGATTTGCCAATCACGGTACATCGAAAGAGATACGGAAATGCAAACTTAGTCAATTTTGAAACTGTATGGGGAGATGCTGTTATCAATACTATCAGCCCACAACAGGGAAGTACTGAAGGTGGGACTCTGATTACTATCGAAGGGAGTGGATTCCATACTGATGACACATCTGTAGTAATAGATGGTGATGTTTGTGACATTACAtttgttaacatttcaatgGTCACATGCATCACAAACTCTCACTCAGCTGCCACTACAGACTTTCTTGTTACATCGAATGGAGAGAATTTCCATACTCAGTCTTTTGAGTTCACATCTTCGGCAACTCCAAAAATAACATCTGTTTCCCCATCGTCTGGAAATTCTGGCGACAGTATAACAATACGTGGAGTCAATTTTGGATCATCGACAGCAGACGTTGAAGTAACAGTTGATGGCGAAGATTGCACAGTTGTAGGCAGTGTAACAGCGACAGAAATTATCTGTGAAGTTCCATCACACGGCGCTGGAATGTACATGGTAGAAGCTGCTATCTTTAACCTTGGGAAAGCTTCATCAGTGGTAACATTTGAGTATATTCTCTCAATTACTTCAAGTTTTCCAATTGATG GAAGTTTCGCTGGAACAAAAACACTTAACTTAACAGGTTCTGGTTTCGACGAAGATAGAACAAAGGTAACAGTTTGTGGTAACCCATGTGATGTCACATCAGGAACATATACATTTGTTCAGTGCCTAATACCGGCCAATGATGGAATTG CTTCGTCTACAGTATCTTGTGACATTGTGGTTTTGGTTGACAGTGGATTGAATACTACCTTGTCCGATGCATTCACTTACAAGTCTTCTCTAACAGCTTTTATCGACTCAGTAGAACCAACAAGAGGAGGAACGGGTGGAGGAACCGATTTAACTATTACTGGAACTGGGTTCAG GTCGTCTGGCAATGTGGTAACTCTTGATGGTTCTGAATGCATCATTTCCTCTGAATCGACTACCATGATAGAATGTACAACAGAAGCTCATCAAGGTTCCATCAAAACTCATGCCAGAGTCGTGACAGATGACAATGACAACATCGCCACACAG GACAATGGTGACTATTATTACATAGACGTTTGGTCATCTGTTTGGACTTGGGGAGGACTTGAACCTCCCATTGCAGGTGACTTTGTCATAGTACCTGCCGGACAAACACTTCTTTTAGATGTTAATACACCTATACTATCAATGCTTTTAATTGAAg GAGgtgaatttattttcgatgaaaaaGATATAGAGTTACATGCAGAAAACATTCTCATCACTGATGGAGGATTGTTACAAGTTGGCACGGAACAAGAACCATTCCAACACAAAGCAACCATTATGATGCATGGTCACCAGAGGTCACAAGAACTTCCTCTTTTTGGCGCCAAGACTCTTGCTGTAAGAAATGGAACGCTTGATCTTCATG GTATCCCAGTTCCTGTTACATGGACGTATCTGACACAAACCGCTGTGGCTGGAAGCACTACCCTTGTGTTGGAACAATCCGTCACATGGAATGTTGGTGATCAGATAGCAATTGCTTCCACTGGGCATCGGCATAGTCAGCGGGAAAATGAAATTGTTCGAATTGTTG atATATCATCTGATGGACTGACACTTGAAGTTGAGCCTGCACTTGAGTATGAGCACATCTCAATTGAACAGACTCTAAATGGCGTGTTTTTATCAACTAAAGCTGAAGTTGGTCTTTTGACCCATAACGTTGTCGTCCGTGGATCAGTGCAAGACGAATGGACAGAGACCATTGAAGCATGCGAGGAAGAATTCAACACTa ATCAATTTGCAACACAGACATGTTTCCAGGGCCGATATGGCGAGGAGATTGGTAGTGATCAATTTGGATCCCAGATAATGCTTTTCGGAAAATATCAGAATCAACAATTGGTAACAGGCCGTATTGAGTACGTGGAGGTGACGCACGCAGGACAAGCATTCCGTCTCGGACGGTATCCGATCCACTTTCATTTAAATGGTGACGTCAGTGGATCTTATGTTCGTGGATGTGGAATCCATCATACCTTTAACCGTGCAGTCACAATTCATGCCGTAGACAACTTGTTAGTTGAGCATAATGTTGCATATGATATCATGGGACATGCGTACTTTATGGAAGACGGTATTGAGATGGGAAACACTGTCCAATACAATCTTGGAGTCTTTGTCAAAAGTAGCTCTAGTCTGCTTAATGTTGACGTAACACCTGCTGCATTCTGGGTAACAAATCCAAACAATACTGTGCGACATAATGCAGCTGCTGGTGGATCACATTTTGGGTTTTGGTACAATATGCCCGCACATCCAGGTGGCCCTTCATATACAACATCAATGTGTCCCCGTAAAATGGTTATGGGTGAATTCATAAACAATACTGCTCATTCCCAAGGTTGGTATGGAATCTGGATTTTCCCAGAATATCACCCAATGGAAGGTGGACAGTGTAACTCCAAAACACCAACGCAGGCAAAGTTTTACAGTCTAACGGCATGGAAGGTAGAACGTGGCGCCGAGGCTATTGCCGTCGGCGGTGTCCAGTTTCATGATTTTTTGATTTCAGATGCTGATAAAGCAGGAATTGAATATCAAACAATTGATAGTGACATTCCATTTGATAATGATGGGGCACTTGTCAAGAATTCCACAATTATTGGACATAGTGCCATATCAAATGCATACGCATGCACATCAGCTGGTATCCATGGTCCGAAGAGTTCTGGTCTGACCATTGATGGTGTCCAGTTCATCAATTTTAATGAAGGCCGTTGTGCAGCTCTGCGTGCTTGTGCCCATTGTAAAACAGATCAAGGTGGCTTCCACACACGAGTGAAAAATCTTGAGTTTACCGACTCTCCAAATAAGGTTGCATTCCAATGGCAACATGAGCATTGGTTTGAAGATTTGGATGGTACACTAACGGGATCAGCCAATCATATTGTATTGCCCAACAATCCTAATCTTCCACCAGCTCATTGTACTAAAAATGATGCCTTCAGTATAAATGTTGATGGCGTGTTTTGTGATGATACGGTAAAACTTCACCGCATGGCATTCAACGGTGTTTCGCCATCATCTCTTGGTAATAAAGATACCTTATTCACGAATCAACATGGTACAAGCCGTATACCATACCATCCTGGAGGTTGGATGATAACATTAATTGAAAGAGACACATACAACTTCATTTTCGAAGACGTTGATCATGTGACCAACATTACGTACAGAGcaaatttttataatttcaacGATGGTGACTATGTTGTTATAAATCATAACTTCACACAAAGTCCTGATGTGTTTGCAACGATCGGTTACGTTACAAAAAGTACAAAACAAATGGTGACATACGAAAACAACAGCTATGgagaatattattttaataatgatgataacaaCCTGTATTACTTAG tATCCGGAAAAGACAGGCATTCAACAGAAGGAGACACTTTGCCAATTAATCTGCAAGTTTATAGATGCTATTACCTTGACTGTATACCACCGGTTCCTGAACCGGTTCTTGAACCGGTTCCTGCAGAAGGCAGCCCAGATAACGTTTCTGTGCTTCTTTGGTCCACGGCTGAGGCTTGGGAAGGAGTGGAGGATGGATGGGGTGGTAATGATAATGGATCATTTGTACTGCCAATAGACGGTGATGATGTCATGATCTTGCCTG AGAAATGGGTAGTTGCTGATGTTCCTTTGCCAAATATTAATCTACTCTATATTTTTGGCACTCTGGAAATTGAAGATACAAGAGACAATTGTATAAATGCAacttatatatttattcatggCGGCACCTTGGTTATTGGATGGGAGAAGTCGCCATTTCAGCATCAACTACACATTTTCTTAAATGGAAACCATTTCACTGAAGACTTTCCACTACCAAACGGACCAAATATGGGAGCCAAAGTTTTGG GTGTATTTGGTGGCTTGGAGATGCATGGAGTTTCTCCCAATATAACATGGACACATTTGAGCAGTTCTCTCATCGCTGGCGATGACATCATCTATCTAAGAGAAAATGTAACTTGGAAAGTAGGAGATGAGATTGTGGTGGCATCAACATCGTATGAGGCTTGGGAAACTGAAACGTTCATGataattgaaattattaataacCATACTGTACGAATCAATGACACAGCCAAGTACAAACATATAG CTGAAACGGTCACTCTTGAAGATGGATCTCTAACATACACCGAAGCTGCTGAGGTTGGTCTCCTTACGAGAAACATTCAAATTATTGGTGCTGACTACAGTAATTTGTTTGAAGAGTCATTTGGAGCTAGAGTTCTGATTGGCAAATTTAATCAAGATGGTATTGAATACAAAG GTTATGCTAAAATCTCAAATGTTGAATTTAAACATTCTGGACAAGAAGGCTGGACAGATTTTTATGACCCACGTTATTCAGTTGCTTTCTTGGATATTGGAGAAGTTACTGGAGAAAACCCATCGTTTTTACGAGAATGTACATTTCATAATGGCTTCAGTCCTGCTATAGGAGTGTTTGGTACTTCAGGACTAACAATTCAGGATAATGTTATTCACCACACAGTTGGAGCAG GTATTATTGCATGGGGGAGAGATCATCAAATCCTGCATAACCTAGTAACACTTACAGTCTTTCCTGGTACATATCAAGACCGCTACAATGCTGAGGATATATCTTGGCCAGCAGGTATTGAAATCGAGAGCTCCAGAGATGTCATCCTACAAGACAACACTGTGGCAGGCTCTGAGAGGGTGCTGTACCATATCAGTGGTGAGATCTGTGACGTTGAAAGTCAGTGGAGTAACAACGAAGGGCATACTTCTTTGCACGGCGTTCATCTTCTGACGGGAGATGGTCAGAGAGACTGCACACAAATTGCCAATTTCTTCATCTGGAAGAATTGGGATTATGGAGTCTTTTTCCAAATTTCGAGTTCCGTTGTAATGACTGATCTTGTTCTTGCTGACAACAACATCGGGGTGATGCCATTTGTCATTTGGCCATCTTCTCTTAGTCATAAAGCTGTTGATAAGTTTGTCAGAATGGAGTCATCGTTTATAATTGGTACAAGCCCGTTCTTTGATTGCTATGAGTTACAG AATCAACCGGAGAATGCAGGTCAAAGTGCAAAACAGCGTGCACCTCGTGGTCCAGACAACGGAAATGCTGGATTCGTGTGGGCAAATTTCATGTCTGGTGATAATGGTGCtccattttttccatttcatGGTATCCATAATTACCCAGCTATTGCTGGAAGCACACGATTGCAAG ATGTCACATTTGCTTATTTTGATTCTGCGTGTAATAAAGATCATTACGCTATTATGACCAATCCATCAAATGATGATGGTATCCACCCAATGTCCGCTGTAGGTACAAAGATGGTAACAGTCAGAGATGAGAACAGGGTTTACATACATAGACCTAATTTAGG TAAGGTTAATCCTTCTGATTGTGTGGACATGGATTGTGATGCATTTAAGAAAGCAATGATCAGAGATGAAGATGGTGGAATTCTAGGAGGATCACGGCCTGGTTATGTTATTCCTGATTCTTCATACGAATGGGATGGAGATCCGAGACGTGGACTTGGTGATTATAGAATTCCCAACATGATGGTTACAGACATCGATGGTAGTAAAATTCCTTATGATGAAAAATGTCCACATAAAG GTATCATTGGTACAGAAAGTTGCATATGGCATGACTCTTGGCAGGCTTTTGAATGCTATGACTATGATTACGCTATGTTAATTATTGAAAGTCTTGATCCGGACACAGAAGTACGACGTCTTTCACCAATCGCCATTGGGTCTAACGGTTATGTTGATTTGATCAATGGACCTCAAGATCATGGCTGGTGTCATGGGTACACATGTCAAGAGCGCATCAGCACATTTATGTCTATCGTTGCAATTGGAGAGACTTATGAAATGTATATGAGTTCCACAAATCCTCAAACGTTACGACTTCATTTCTTGAACACAACTCCAGATCAAAAAATAGTTGTCGGCATATGGTATGCCAATCCTCAACGCTTAGATGTGTACCATCAAGGTCGCTATGTCATGCCAAATAACGGGCAGCTGGATGGAGATACGTTCATATGGGTTCCAGAAGATCCAAACGGAACAGACGATCAGTTTATGCCAACTCCTGACTCCAACATTTATGGCGAAAACTATTTTGATCGCGATTGGCAGACTCTTTGGATACTTATACGTGGTAGTGACCCAATTGACATCATCACTACACCGGTTATAATGGTTGACGTTGGTGTGGCTCCTGTTGATGTTGAtgacttttatgaagaagatcTTGTTAACAATCTTGCCAGTTTGCTTGGTGTTGATGAGTCTCAGATTAGAGTCGTTGATGTTGTCAGGGAAGGTGGTCGTAGAAAAAGATCCACAGAATTTCAAGTTTTAATTGAGATTGGAGAATCACCAAGAGCATCATCGAACAGCTCAGAGAATTCAG GCAATTCAACCCTTGAATATGATGAGTTAGTTAACCTTCAAGTAGAAATAGTTAATACAGCACAAACCGGTACTTTGTCCGAGAGTCTTGAAGTTGAGGTTATATCATTAGCAATGACCGATCCTTCTTCCCCAGCTGAAGACCCAACAGGAGGTGTCAGAGCAACAAATGAAACAGGAGGTCCAAGTACAGGTAATGAAAC GTATTCTGAGAAGCAAGCTGAAGAAGAAGCGGCCAGTGAGCCAGGAGTAGCAATCATCTATCAATTCCCAAGCACGATGAGCATACATGTACAACCGGCTGATGCTACGGAGAACCATCCATTTGGGGTTCAACCTTGCATCTGTATATTGGATACCAGT GGTAACATTGTGCAAAATCTTGGACATTCTTCACATCCATGGAAAATGCAGGCAGTTTTGCAACGCCCAGGAGTATCTGATGCAGAGCTGGTCAGCAACAACACTGTAGATATAATATATGGCTGGGCCAACTTCACTGATCTTGCCATTAATCTGCCGGGAAGTGGATACTTCTTGGAATTCAGCATTGTTTATCCCAACACATCCACGCTAGAAGGCACCAACTCAATGGAGTTTTCTGTAAGTGAGAGTGTTTTCTACATATCCATCGCTGATCAACCGACTAGCCCTTTAAAGGTTTTGGAGACATTTGATGTTCAGTTTAATCTAATTGAAGATTTTACTACGGATATTGCAGAACATCTGGATTCTAAG AATTACAACTGGACAGCTAACATAAGTTTATACATGCCGGAAAACTACCGTGGTACTTTACAAGGCCAGTTGACTACTCAAGTGGACCTGACGTCAGCACAAGGCGTCTTCTACAACTTATCGATCAGTGCTACTGGTTTTCAATATGTTTTACAAATTGAAGTGGTTACCATCCCAAGCAATGATTACTACCTGTCTGCACAGTTAGATCAATTTGATATAAGCAATGTTGATAAGCATACAGAAAATCCAGTTAAAGTAGGCTTGAAGTTTTATGGAGACTATGCAACAGTGGCAGCAGGAAAAGAAGACTATCTTGCAATTAACTTCATTAATAACTTTGCTGTTTCATATCCAAAGGTCACTATTTCTTCAGTAGAAATCAGTGAAG GTTCAATCATCTTTGATTTTATAATGACTGGAGATACTTCAAATACACTAGAAGCCATTTTTCGTGACCTTGGTGTAGGTCTTATATCATTAACCTTTGATGGACATATTCTTGAAGCAGATCCAAGTTATATTATGCTTAATGGTAAACCTTTCGAGCCTAAAGTT GACGATCCGTCTGGTCTTCCAATATGGGCCATTGTGTTGATTGTAATAATCAGCTTATTAATGGTTTTCATCATGGGAGCTGCTTTGGTCAGAGTTTGCTACAGTCCTA